A single Natranaerobius thermophilus JW/NM-WN-LF DNA region contains:
- a CDS encoding potassium channel family protein translates to MKEWNKIFYIFVAVFGLIAFGTFGYYLLTDLSLFDSLYMTVITISTVGYKEIGELSSTGRLFTIIIIFAGLSIVFYAFTNITTFVIEGEFRDYFRRRAMNNKISQVSGHYILCGAGETGFSVVEQFEKSELPLVVIEKDENKVNKLLDQGIMAIEGDATLESTLKKARIEHARGLVTSLSSDADNVLVVLTARELNKDLFIVSRAIEKNASMKLKRAGADNTISPNVLGGARWHLLCYGLQ, encoded by the coding sequence ATGAAAGAATGGAATAAAATATTTTATATTTTTGTTGCAGTATTTGGCTTGATAGCTTTTGGAACCTTTGGATATTATTTATTAACAGATTTATCTTTATTTGATTCTCTTTACATGACAGTGATCACTATTTCTACTGTGGGATATAAAGAAATTGGAGAACTAAGTTCTACCGGAAGATTATTTACGATTATTATCATATTTGCCGGTTTAAGTATTGTATTTTACGCTTTTACTAATATAACTACTTTTGTTATTGAAGGTGAATTTAGAGATTATTTTAGGAGGCGAGCAATGAATAATAAAATTTCCCAGGTTTCAGGTCATTATATACTTTGCGGTGCTGGTGAAACTGGATTTAGTGTTGTAGAGCAATTTGAAAAAAGTGAATTACCACTGGTGGTAATAGAAAAGGATGAAAATAAAGTTAATAAATTACTCGATCAAGGAATTATGGCCATTGAAGGCGATGCCACCTTAGAATCAACCCTCAAAAAAGCACGGATTGAACATGCTAGAGGCTTGGTTACCTCCCTTTCTAGCGATGCTGATAATGTACTAGTGGTCTTGACTGCCCGGGAATTAAACAAGGATCTATTCATAGTTTCTCGGGCTATTGAGAAAAATGCTAGCATGAAATTGAAAAGGGCAGGAGCGGATAACACCATTTCTCCGAACGTATTAGGAGGAGCTAGATGGCATCTATTATGTTACGGCCTACAGTAG
- a CDS encoding HesA/MoeB/ThiF family protein encodes MNFNEAQLERYSRQIILSEVGVEGQQKLLDSKVLIIGTGGLGAPAAMYLAALGIGTIGLVDGDKVELSNLQRQIIHQTKDIGKLKAESGKETILHMNPDVEVIPHNTWINSQNIQDIIEDYDFVIDGTDNFAAKFLINDACVMSEKPFCHAGIIRFQGQVMTYVPNGNGVTPCYRCVFNEPPPDGVVPSCQEAGVLGLLGGVIGGLQATEAVKYLLGIGDNLTGELLVYDALKMDFRKIELHSDRDCKICGTNPEIKDLVDYTGPKCNLQTK; translated from the coding sequence ATGAACTTTAATGAAGCACAACTAGAACGTTATTCCAGACAAATCATTTTATCCGAGGTGGGTGTCGAGGGACAGCAGAAATTGCTAGACTCAAAAGTGTTAATCATTGGCACTGGAGGCCTTGGGGCGCCTGCAGCCATGTATTTAGCTGCTCTGGGAATTGGTACAATTGGTTTGGTAGATGGTGATAAAGTCGAACTTTCAAATTTACAACGTCAAATTATTCATCAAACTAAAGATATAGGTAAACTTAAAGCGGAATCAGGAAAGGAAACAATACTACACATGAATCCAGATGTAGAAGTTATTCCGCATAATACCTGGATTAATTCACAAAATATCCAGGATATAATTGAAGACTATGATTTCGTTATTGATGGCACAGACAATTTTGCAGCCAAATTTTTAATTAACGATGCATGTGTAATGTCGGAAAAACCTTTTTGTCATGCGGGTATAATTCGATTCCAGGGTCAAGTGATGACTTATGTTCCAAATGGTAATGGGGTTACTCCTTGTTATAGATGTGTTTTTAATGAGCCCCCGCCTGACGGGGTGGTTCCTTCTTGCCAGGAAGCTGGTGTCCTTGGACTTCTAGGGGGAGTGATTGGTGGCTTACAAGCTACAGAAGCGGTTAAATACTTATTAGGAATAGGAGACAATTTGACAGGTGAATTATTAGTTTATGATGCTTTAAAAATGGATTTTAGAAAAATTGAATTACATTCAGACAGGGATTGTAAAATTTGCGGAACTAACCCAGAAATCAAAGACTTGGTTGACTACACGGGTCCTAAATGTAACCTACAAACAAAGTGA
- the copZ gene encoding copper chaperone CopZ gives MANCCGGNNLENITLKVEGMACEHCKKAIEKELNNLDGVDKAEVELSKGQVDVSFNPDRVTKEDLVNAITEAGYQVR, from the coding sequence ATGGCGAATTGTTGTGGCGGTAATAATCTAGAAAATATTACCCTAAAAGTAGAAGGAATGGCATGTGAACACTGTAAAAAGGCAATAGAAAAAGAACTTAATAATTTAGATGGCGTGGATAAAGCAGAAGTTGAGCTTTCTAAAGGACAGGTTGATGTGTCTTTCAATCCAGATAGAGTGACAAAAGAGGACTTGGTTAATGCAATTACCGAGGCTGGATATCAAGTTAGATAA
- the cysK gene encoding cysteine synthase A — protein sequence MSALKLIGNTPLIRMSRNIVGTEAEVFAKLEMFNPGGSVKDRIALSMINSAEQNGHLSQGGTILEPTSGNTGIGLAIVAAVKGYQLILTMPESMSEERRALLKSYGAELVLTLADKGMGGAVEKANQIKRENPDYFIPQQFNNISNPEIHKQTTAREIISELDSDIDGLVLGVGTGGTITGVGEVLKHKNPNLKIFAVEPKESPVLSGGNPGPHKIQGLGAGFVPQVLKTELIDEVIQVDSSEAYDMSNQLAKQEGLLAGISSGAALKGVLKALKQLPSGARVVTVFPDTGERYLSMAPYFNL from the coding sequence ATGAGTGCTTTAAAATTAATAGGTAATACACCTTTGATTAGAATGAGCCGGAATATAGTGGGCACTGAAGCTGAGGTTTTTGCAAAACTAGAAATGTTTAATCCAGGAGGTAGCGTAAAAGATAGAATTGCATTAAGTATGATTAACTCGGCCGAACAAAACGGGCATTTATCACAGGGAGGAACAATTCTAGAACCGACCAGTGGAAACACTGGGATCGGATTAGCTATTGTAGCTGCTGTTAAAGGATATCAATTAATTTTGACTATGCCAGAGAGTATGAGTGAAGAAAGACGGGCATTATTAAAATCTTATGGAGCAGAGCTTGTACTGACGCTAGCAGATAAAGGTATGGGAGGAGCTGTTGAGAAAGCTAATCAAATTAAAAGGGAAAATCCGGATTACTTTATCCCTCAACAATTTAATAACATCAGTAATCCAGAAATACACAAACAAACTACTGCCAGGGAAATTATTTCAGAATTAGATTCAGATATAGATGGATTAGTACTCGGTGTTGGTACTGGCGGAACAATTACAGGTGTAGGTGAAGTTTTAAAACACAAAAATCCTAATTTAAAAATCTTTGCAGTTGAACCAAAGGAATCACCGGTACTGTCTGGAGGGAATCCAGGTCCTCATAAAATTCAAGGGCTAGGGGCAGGTTTTGTACCTCAAGTATTAAAGACAGAATTGATTGATGAAGTAATTCAGGTTGATAGTTCTGAAGCCTATGATATGAGCAATCAATTGGCAAAACAGGAAGGTTTACTGGCCGGAATATCTAGTGGTGCTGCATTGAAAGGGGTATTAAAGGCTTTAAAACAATTACCATCAGGGGCAAGAGTAGTGACAGTTTTCCCTGACACGGGAGAGCGTTACTTGAGCATGGCTCCTTATTTTAACTTATAG
- the thiS gene encoding sulfur carrier protein ThiS, with translation MDINLNGKKRRFEQTRLSVTDLVKELDINPKIVHVQLNGAMLDRAHFDDTFINEGDEVEIITYMGGGH, from the coding sequence ATGGATATCAATTTGAATGGGAAAAAAAGACGATTTGAACAAACGAGATTGTCAGTAACGGATTTAGTCAAAGAATTAGACATAAATCCTAAAATTGTTCATGTTCAACTGAACGGTGCAATGTTAGATAGAGCTCACTTCGATGACACTTTTATCAACGAAGGAGACGAAGTTGAAATTATAACTTATATGGGAGGGGGCCATTAA
- a CDS encoding cation:proton antiporter regulatory subunit, whose translation MASIMLRPTVVSFLDVITEVGEELLELEDVIVCKKSELLGLTLKEARIPEKTGLIILALRNQGEDQLVFNPGPEEVLEEGDTMMVLGKVHQIDQLRQMACDVR comes from the coding sequence ATGGCATCTATTATGTTACGGCCTACAGTAGTTTCATTTTTGGATGTAATAACAGAAGTGGGCGAAGAATTATTAGAATTGGAAGATGTAATTGTTTGCAAAAAATCTGAATTATTAGGACTTACACTTAAAGAAGCTAGAATACCAGAAAAAACCGGCTTGATAATTCTGGCATTAAGGAATCAAGGGGAAGATCAATTAGTCTTTAATCCCGGGCCTGAGGAAGTTCTGGAAGAAGGGGATACTATGATGGTTTTAGGGAAGGTACATCAAATTGACCAGTTAAGACAGATGGCCTGTGATGTCAGATAG
- a CDS encoding AIR synthase-related protein, giving the protein MNQVEKALMHGLFIHLHHNIDKAIDFGQFKELNQKVDNTWPNYLKVGPDANDDAAVVQTSDDGNLIAAKMESHCSPCVPRPYDGSATGAGGAMRDVVAMGARPLFIMDFVGTRPLEEEVIVGPCGFQEKCTCGNCETMTSQERLNIMLKGIKDMCSTMDVFVAGGGFSTSFSDIVPAVVLTVIGQQITEEPLTKPAKEAGDKIIIIGETGVDGNDTLYRAGLVSELLPAQALFEEEKTTMEATLSAFKTGKVKACSDLGAAGIGAAVCESARFGGLGAEVELDKAPVKTENISPEERLICETQGRMLLQVAPENVDEVLEAISAKNGQGAVIGEITAENQSIFKYQGERIATIPNQPSDEILNALQSE; this is encoded by the coding sequence TTGAACCAAGTTGAAAAAGCTCTAATGCACGGTCTTTTTATTCACTTACACCACAATATCGACAAAGCCATCGATTTTGGCCAGTTTAAGGAATTAAACCAAAAGGTAGATAACACATGGCCGAATTATTTGAAAGTCGGTCCTGATGCTAACGATGACGCAGCTGTTGTGCAGACCTCAGATGATGGTAATCTGATAGCTGCAAAAATGGAGAGTCACTGTTCTCCTTGTGTCCCCAGACCATATGATGGTTCAGCCACAGGGGCTGGAGGCGCCATGAGAGACGTAGTAGCCATGGGTGCTAGACCATTATTTATTATGGATTTTGTCGGAACCAGGCCCTTAGAAGAAGAAGTTATAGTAGGGCCATGCGGTTTCCAAGAAAAGTGTACTTGCGGTAACTGTGAAACGATGACTAGCCAGGAAAGGCTAAATATCATGTTAAAAGGTATAAAAGATATGTGTAGTACAATGGATGTTTTTGTAGCGGGTGGTGGATTTTCAACCTCATTTAGCGATATAGTCCCAGCCGTAGTCTTAACGGTCATCGGTCAACAAATCACAGAAGAACCCCTCACTAAACCTGCTAAAGAAGCAGGTGACAAAATTATCATTATTGGAGAAACAGGTGTAGATGGAAATGACACCTTGTATAGAGCCGGACTAGTTTCGGAACTCCTTCCTGCCCAGGCACTTTTTGAGGAGGAAAAAACCACTATGGAAGCTACTTTATCTGCTTTCAAAACTGGTAAAGTTAAAGCCTGTTCTGACTTAGGAGCAGCAGGGATAGGTGCTGCAGTATGCGAATCAGCTCGATTTGGCGGACTAGGTGCTGAAGTTGAGCTAGATAAAGCTCCTGTAAAAACAGAGAATATCAGCCCTGAAGAAAGATTAATTTGTGAAACTCAAGGTCGTATGCTCCTGCAAGTTGCTCCCGAAAATGTCGATGAAGTATTAGAAGCAATTTCAGCAAAAAATGGCCAAGGTGCCGTAATTGGTGAAATAACCGCTGAAAACCAGTCTATATTCAAATATCAAGGGGAACGAATAGCCACAATTCCCAATCAACCCAGTGATGAAATTTTAAATGCTTTACAATCCGAGTGA
- a CDS encoding adenosylhomocysteinase yields the protein MDMTEKINTELVEQGKNKIMWARNKMPVIRNISERWKREQPLAGIRVAACLHVTSKTANLLITLKDGGAEVALCGSNPLSTQDDVVAALNEVYDVPTHAKRGEDKDSFYNRILTVLDLQPHITVDDGADLITTLHSQRKELLDSVLGGTEETTTGVTRLKAMAKDNYLKYPVIAVNDAMTKHMFDNRYGTGQSTIDGIMRATNYLLAGAHFVVVGYGWCGRGIAKDASGMGARVTVVEVDSVRALEAALDGFEVSSMDEAAEKADFIVTTTGNKNVVDKKHLDKINDGCILSNAGHFNVEINLQALEEMTKEQREVRPDVQEYSFKDGRKVYLIGEGRLVNLTAGEGHPADVMDMSFSNQALSVEYLAKEHEQLAKDVYPVPRHLDESIAKLKLKSMGMELEQLTDEQIDYLNSWEIGT from the coding sequence ATGGATATGACAGAAAAGATTAACACTGAGTTAGTGGAGCAGGGGAAAAACAAAATAATGTGGGCAAGAAACAAAATGCCAGTTATCAGAAATATTTCCGAGCGCTGGAAACGTGAACAACCCCTGGCCGGGATCAGGGTAGCAGCGTGTTTACACGTGACCTCAAAAACTGCGAATTTATTAATAACTTTGAAGGATGGTGGGGCTGAAGTAGCCCTTTGTGGCTCAAATCCCTTAAGTACACAAGATGACGTGGTAGCGGCTTTGAATGAAGTTTATGATGTCCCAACTCATGCCAAACGAGGAGAAGACAAAGATTCCTTTTATAATCGTATTTTAACCGTATTAGACTTGCAACCTCATATCACAGTAGATGATGGTGCTGATTTAATCACTACATTACATAGCCAGAGAAAAGAATTACTGGATTCAGTACTGGGCGGTACCGAAGAGACTACTACAGGTGTTACACGTTTAAAAGCAATGGCCAAAGATAATTATTTAAAGTATCCTGTGATTGCTGTTAATGATGCCATGACTAAACATATGTTTGACAACCGTTATGGTACAGGCCAGTCAACTATTGATGGTATTATGAGAGCTACGAATTATTTATTGGCAGGGGCTCATTTTGTAGTAGTCGGTTATGGTTGGTGCGGACGAGGTATTGCAAAAGATGCTAGCGGCATGGGTGCTCGGGTAACAGTGGTGGAAGTAGATTCAGTCAGAGCTTTAGAAGCTGCTTTAGATGGTTTCGAAGTTTCTAGTATGGATGAAGCTGCGGAAAAAGCAGATTTTATAGTGACAACAACGGGGAATAAAAATGTGGTTGATAAGAAACATTTAGACAAGATCAATGATGGTTGTATATTATCTAATGCCGGTCACTTTAATGTAGAAATTAATTTGCAGGCCTTAGAGGAAATGACTAAGGAACAGCGAGAAGTTCGTCCTGATGTGCAAGAGTATTCCTTCAAAGATGGGCGAAAGGTATATTTGATTGGGGAAGGTAGATTGGTAAATCTAACTGCTGGTGAAGGACATCCGGCTGATGTCATGGATATGAGTTTTTCTAATCAAGCCTTATCTGTAGAATATTTAGCCAAAGAACATGAACAATTAGCTAAAGATGTTTATCCAGTTCCACGGCATTTAGATGAGAGTATTGCTAAGTTAAAACTTAAGTCAATGGGAATGGAGCTTGAACAGTTAACTGATGAACAAATTGATTATCTTAACTCTTGGGAAATAGGTACTTAA
- a CDS encoding M67 family metallopeptidase encodes MKIWILQTEYQKMLEHAKKEFPLECCGLMAGFKKPKGYVITNIYEMTNMEQSSTKYSLDPQEQFSVIKDIRNHGLELVGNYHSHPFTGCRLSDEDFRLAYDNDLVYAIISLKGELPVLKFFLIKENLKNASQELNVQLLVSKDQVINSNTTDEGGL; translated from the coding sequence ATGAAAATATGGATTTTACAGACAGAATATCAGAAAATGTTAGAACATGCTAAAAAAGAGTTTCCCCTTGAATGTTGTGGCCTCATGGCAGGTTTTAAAAAACCAAAGGGCTATGTGATTACAAATATTTATGAAATGACTAATATGGAACAAAGCAGTACCAAATACTCTCTAGATCCTCAAGAGCAATTTTCCGTTATCAAAGATATTAGAAATCATGGATTAGAATTAGTAGGGAATTATCATTCTCATCCCTTTACGGGTTGTCGCCTCTCAGATGAAGATTTTAGATTAGCATACGATAACGACTTGGTTTATGCAATAATTTCCTTGAAAGGTGAGTTACCAGTATTAAAATTTTTTTTAATAAAAGAGAATTTAAAAAATGCAAGCCAAGAACTAAATGTTCAATTACTTGTAAGTAAAGATCAAGTTATCAATTCAAATACAACAGATGAAGGAGGGTTGTAA
- a CDS encoding YeiH family protein, protein MLRKDDWWAVWLGLFLILITGLGLLTEIPGLEEWTHNPLNSLSLSTVLELTVLGTGLALLTGIAVYYIQGKSFANNYLKAFPWVFMIAVISYVLSEQSLASHYGLGYVVWALALGLFISNVIGVPEFIKPAIKSELFIKTGLVLLGAEILFDRLLVLGIYGIGVAWIVTPIVLVSMYFIGTRLLGINNKSLVVTISAATSVCGVSAAIVTGEASKATEEQMSLAVTITSVMTVLMIIFMPLLITFLGIDPLVGGAWVGGTIDATGAVVVAASVLGQEAVEIAATIKMIQNVLIGVIGFIIAFIWVKNSEGIENLQQEGEKSVSWTKVWTRFPKFIIGFVIASLLFSFVFTPYLGSSWVDSTLDLTSGLRGWFFVLAFVSIGLNARLSRMKYLFEKGNPLKLYLVGQTLNIIATFVMAWILFSGVIFPQPF, encoded by the coding sequence GTGTTGAGAAAGGATGATTGGTGGGCCGTTTGGTTAGGTCTATTTTTAATACTTATTACAGGTCTGGGATTATTAACTGAAATCCCTGGACTAGAGGAGTGGACCCACAATCCTCTAAACAGCTTATCGTTAAGTACAGTTTTAGAACTGACGGTTTTAGGAACGGGCCTGGCATTGTTAACAGGGATTGCAGTTTATTATATACAAGGAAAGTCATTTGCCAATAATTATCTAAAAGCTTTTCCTTGGGTATTTATGATTGCAGTAATTTCCTATGTGTTATCAGAACAATCTCTTGCTTCACATTATGGCCTGGGGTATGTAGTTTGGGCATTAGCTTTGGGTCTATTTATAAGCAATGTTATAGGAGTTCCAGAATTTATAAAACCTGCCATTAAGAGTGAATTATTTATAAAAACTGGACTTGTACTTTTAGGTGCTGAAATTTTGTTTGACCGCTTGTTGGTTTTGGGTATTTATGGAATAGGTGTTGCTTGGATTGTCACACCAATTGTTCTAGTGTCTATGTATTTTATCGGAACTCGGCTTTTAGGAATTAATAATAAATCATTAGTCGTTACAATTAGTGCTGCCACTTCTGTATGTGGAGTTAGTGCTGCAATTGTAACAGGAGAAGCTTCCAAGGCTACTGAAGAACAAATGTCTTTAGCTGTTACAATAACTTCAGTTATGACGGTATTGATGATAATTTTCATGCCGCTATTGATTACTTTTCTTGGAATAGATCCATTGGTTGGTGGTGCGTGGGTCGGTGGTACCATTGATGCCACAGGTGCCGTTGTTGTGGCTGCTTCAGTATTAGGTCAAGAGGCAGTAGAAATCGCTGCTACCATTAAGATGATCCAAAATGTTTTAATAGGTGTTATCGGTTTTATAATTGCTTTTATCTGGGTGAAAAACTCAGAAGGAATTGAAAATTTACAACAAGAAGGGGAAAAGTCTGTTTCTTGGACAAAGGTATGGACAAGATTTCCTAAATTTATAATAGGATTTGTTATAGCTTCTTTGTTATTTTCTTTTGTTTTCACTCCTTATTTAGGGAGTTCTTGGGTTGATAGCACATTAGACTTAACTAGTGGGCTTCGAGGCTGGTTTTTTGTACTGGCTTTTGTGAGTATTGGATTAAATGCCCGGTTATCTCGAATGAAATATTTGTTTGAGAAGGGGAACCCTTTAAAACTATATCTTGTTGGACAAACCTTGAATATTATTGCTACTTTTGTAATGGCTTGGATCTTATTTAGTGGGGTAATATTTCCCCAACCATTTTAG
- a CDS encoding sulfurtransferase TusA family protein, translating into MQLNVPEEIIRDLKSYQDKVMDFQKGDLDEFRFKPYRVGRGVYEQRNGKYMIRTRLPGGELTLEQLKVIKKLAEAYAENLIHLTTRQDIQFHNVELSDSPKIIEELLQWGILTKGSGGNTPRNVVGSPLSGVSKDEVFDIRPFVKYTTDYLLQDESAFNLPRKFKIAFSNSLADTANATISDLGFIAKIKDGQKGFEVYGAGGLGNEPSKAIKLFNFITEDQILFHVETMKELFQQKGDRLNKNKARIRHIMSRLGQDQFKELYYKLLKQIKADHPELSLWDKISNHLDINDENKDSFDNFQIDSQGQAYRENRYSEISNQRKIQRLSIEQKQAGAYSVYFHPEKGDLNTRDLQLLITTIEQMNDNISFRISNTQGFYLCNLSFSEGELLINKLDYLIPEYQVECSVSCPGAATCKLGLCLSQKMLIQTLDELKQSDTEALKELPRLYISGCPNSCGQHQIGLLGLSGKASRTEDGLVPAYTVYMGGKTEANKGRLATEFGEIPAQKVPVFLKELAKLKAQNGYKDFEEFVYNSNKKITQLITVFSTLESYQENPGLYFDFGSNKQFSLEGRGPGECGAGVLDIIKIDINNAESRLQDYQNLVDTRLLYQAALSGARALLVLKGIDTNKDREIFNEFIKHFVDTGYVRDSVIDLVNNLMDFKMGDLSDLSSYYDEVIYLVQRVKEIFQSLNSRLEITAAKVANESEQQTQKSTNSGEESQGEESDVVDLRGVKCPMNFVKVKMALSSLQNGEIQAFYLDNGEPMDNVPQSVRDEGHFIKDIVKYSDYSKILIKKSD; encoded by the coding sequence TTGCAACTCAATGTACCGGAAGAAATTATTCGAGATTTAAAAAGTTATCAGGATAAAGTTATGGATTTTCAGAAAGGTGACTTGGATGAGTTCAGGTTTAAACCGTACCGGGTTGGGAGGGGAGTTTACGAACAGAGAAATGGTAAATATATGATTAGAACTAGATTGCCCGGGGGAGAACTAACTTTAGAACAACTAAAAGTTATCAAGAAATTGGCTGAAGCATACGCAGAAAATTTAATACATTTAACAACCAGACAGGATATCCAGTTTCACAATGTGGAGCTTTCTGATTCACCTAAAATTATAGAGGAACTATTACAATGGGGTATCTTGACTAAGGGTTCCGGGGGAAACACACCAAGAAATGTGGTGGGTTCGCCTTTGTCTGGAGTATCTAAGGATGAAGTATTTGATATTAGACCTTTTGTCAAATATACAACGGATTATTTGTTACAAGATGAAAGTGCTTTCAATTTACCAAGAAAATTTAAAATTGCTTTTTCTAATTCTCTGGCTGATACTGCTAACGCTACCATTTCTGATTTGGGTTTTATAGCTAAAATCAAAGATGGCCAAAAAGGTTTTGAAGTATATGGAGCTGGTGGTTTGGGAAATGAACCTTCTAAAGCGATTAAGTTATTTAATTTTATAACCGAGGATCAAATCTTATTTCATGTAGAAACTATGAAAGAGTTATTTCAGCAGAAGGGAGATAGACTTAACAAAAACAAAGCACGAATCAGACATATAATGTCTAGGCTTGGACAAGATCAATTTAAAGAGCTATATTATAAATTATTAAAACAAATCAAGGCTGATCATCCGGAGTTGTCTTTATGGGATAAAATTTCAAATCATCTAGATATAAATGATGAGAATAAAGATAGTTTTGATAATTTTCAAATAGACAGTCAAGGACAAGCGTACCGAGAAAACAGGTATTCCGAAATTTCCAATCAAAGGAAGATACAGCGGTTATCAATAGAACAAAAACAGGCCGGAGCCTATTCGGTCTATTTTCATCCCGAAAAAGGCGACTTAAACACTAGGGATTTACAATTATTAATAACAACCATAGAACAAATGAATGATAATATATCGTTTCGAATTTCTAATACCCAGGGTTTTTATCTATGTAATTTGTCCTTTTCAGAAGGTGAATTACTCATTAATAAACTTGATTATCTTATTCCGGAATACCAGGTAGAGTGCTCAGTTTCGTGTCCAGGAGCTGCTACCTGTAAACTAGGTCTTTGTTTATCTCAAAAAATGTTAATTCAAACTCTAGATGAATTAAAGCAAAGTGATACTGAAGCACTTAAAGAACTTCCTCGGCTATACATTTCTGGTTGTCCTAATTCATGTGGCCAGCATCAAATTGGCCTACTAGGTTTATCCGGAAAAGCTAGTAGGACAGAGGACGGACTTGTACCTGCTTATACAGTGTATATGGGAGGTAAAACCGAGGCAAACAAAGGACGATTGGCTACGGAATTTGGTGAAATACCAGCTCAAAAGGTTCCTGTATTTTTAAAAGAACTGGCTAAATTAAAAGCTCAAAATGGATATAAAGATTTTGAAGAATTTGTTTATAATTCAAATAAAAAAATTACCCAACTTATTACAGTTTTTTCAACTTTAGAAAGTTATCAAGAAAATCCCGGTTTATATTTTGATTTCGGGTCTAACAAACAATTTTCCCTTGAAGGTAGGGGTCCTGGTGAATGCGGTGCTGGAGTGCTAGACATAATCAAAATAGATATCAACAACGCCGAAAGCAGGTTACAAGACTATCAAAACCTAGTTGATACCCGGTTATTGTACCAGGCAGCTTTATCGGGAGCTAGGGCTTTATTGGTTTTAAAAGGTATCGATACCAATAAAGATAGAGAAATTTTTAATGAATTTATTAAACACTTTGTAGATACGGGCTATGTTCGAGATAGTGTAATAGATTTAGTAAATAATTTAATGGATTTTAAAATGGGAGACTTGTCAGACTTGAGTTCTTATTATGATGAAGTAATTTATCTTGTTCAAAGAGTTAAAGAGATTTTTCAATCTCTTAACTCTAGGTTAGAAATTACCGCAGCTAAAGTAGCAAATGAATCAGAGCAACAGACTCAGAAGAGTACAAATAGTGGTGAAGAATCACAAGGCGAAGAAAGTGATGTGGTGGATTTAAGAGGTGTTAAATGCCCTATGAATTTTGTAAAGGTGAAAATGGCTCTGTCATCTCTTCAAAATGGCGAAATACAAGCTTTTTATCTTGACAATGGTGAACCCATGGATAATGTACCTCAAAGTGTTAGGGATGAAGGACATTTCATAAAGGATATAGTTAAGTATAGTGACTATAGCAAAATATTAATTAAAAAGTCTGATTAG